From Salvia splendens isolate huo1 chromosome 3, SspV2, whole genome shotgun sequence, a single genomic window includes:
- the LOC121795756 gene encoding 4-coumarate--CoA ligase 1-like produces the protein MELKEEKEHIFQSKLPDINIPTHLPLHTYCFQNLSSHRHRPYLINAATAQTFTHAEFELTSRRVAAGLHTLGICKDDVVMLLLHNSPEFAFAFLGASFLGAISTTANPLYTASEISLQAKISRPKLIITHACYAEKVINCGAKIATIDPPPSPEILDFAEIMRSDENLLPPVEIQAEDTAALPFSSGTTGLPKGVMLSHRNLVACVSQQTDGENPAVYTDCEDRMLCLLPMFHVYSMISVMLVCLRVGAAVVIVPKYEINELMRLIEEYRVTIAPFVPPILLAIAKSAAAEKFDFSSVRRVLCGAAPTDRELELALKAKLPNAVIAQGYGMTEAGLLSISLGFAKRPFKFKAGSCGTVIRNARMKIIDPSTTASLPRSQMGEIFIKGDAVMKGYYNDPEATRRMIDEQGWLHTGDLGYIDDDDEVFIVDRLKELIKYKGFHIAPAELEALLIAHPSISEAAVVPMADEAAGEVPVAFVVRANGAYITELEIKSYIAKQVAPYKRIKRVFFTDTIPKASTGKILRKDLRARL, from the exons ATGGAGttgaaagaagaaaaggaacACATTTTCCAGTCAAAGCTTCCTGACATAAACATACCCACTCATCTCCCTCTGCACACATATTGCTTCCAAAACCTCTCCTCCCACCGCCACCGCCCCTATCTAATCAACGCCGCCACCGCCCAAACCTTCACCCATGCCGAATTCGAGCTCACCTCTCGGAGAGTCGCCGCCGGCCTCCACACCCTCGGAATCTGCAAAGACGACGTCGTCATGCTCCTCCTCCACAACTCGCCGGAATTCGCCTTCGCATTCCTAGGCGCCTCCTTCCTCGGCGCGATCTCCACCACCGCCAATCCTTTGTACACCGCCTCGGAGATCTCGCTTCAGGCTAAAATCTCGAGACCTAAGCTCATTATCACCCACGCTTGTTACGCTGAGAAGGTGATCAATTGCGGCGCGAAAATCGCCACAATCGACCCCCCGCCGTCGCCGGAGATCCTCGATTTCGCTGAAATTATGAGATCTGACGAGAATCTGCTCCCGCCGGTCGAGATCCAGGCGGAGGACACGGCGGCGCTGCCTTTCTCCTCCGGCACTACCGGTCTCCCTAAAGGAGTGATGCTGAGCCACAGAAACCTAGTCGCGTGCGTGTCGCAGCAAACGGACGGCGAGAATCCGGCGGTTTACACCGATTGTGAGGATCGGATGCTCTGCTTGCTGCCGATGTTCCACGTGTACAGTATGATCTCGGTGATGCTCGTCTGCCTGCGTGTGGGTGCGGCCGTGGTGATTGTGCCTAAGTATGAAATCAATGAGCTGATGAGGTTAATAGAGGAATACAGGGTGACGATTGCGCCGTTTGTGCCGCCGATATTGCTGGCAATTGCCAAGAGCGCGGCGGCGGAGAAGTTCGATTTTTCGTCGGTGAGGAGAGTCCTCTGCGGCGCGGCGCCGACTGATAGAGAACTTGAGCTAGCTCTCAAAGCAAAGCTCCCTAATGCTGTTATTGCCCAG GGTTATGGCATGACTGAAGCCGGATTACTATCTATAAGCTTAGGGTTCGCCAAAAGGCCATTCAAATTCAAGGCTGGTTCATGTGGAACAGTGATTAGAAACGCGCGGATGAAGATCATCGACCCCTCCACCACCGCCTCTCTTCCTCGGAGTCAGATGGGGGAGATCTTCATCAAGGGAGACGCTGTGATGAAAG GTTACTATAATGATCCGGAGGCGACAAGGAGGATGATTGATGAACAAGGGTGGCTGCATACAGGCGATCTAGGGTACATAGACGACGATGATGAAGTATTCATAGTAGATAGATTGAAGGAATTGATCAAATACAAAGGCTTTCATATTGCTCCTGCTGAACTTGAAGCATTGCTCATTGCTCATCCCTCTATATCTGAAGCTGCTGTTGTGCC TATGGCGGATGAGGCCGCTGGAGAAGTTCCAGTTGCATTTGTCGTCCGAGCAAATGGTGCTTATATTACCGAGCTAGAGATCAAGAGCTATATAGCAAAGCAG GTGGCGCCGTACAAACGCATCAAACGTGTATTTTTCACTGATACAATTCCAAAAGCATCCACCGGTAAAATTTTAAGGAAAGATCTACGCGCTAgactttga